CCACGTCCACCTCGTGCAGCGTCCGCTGCATCACCTCCACTGTCTGCTCGAAGTCGAGGAGCAGCTCCCGGACCCGGCCGAGGTGCTTCTTGCCGTCGGGCTCGGTGAGGAGCACGTGCAAGATCAGCGCCGTCAAGAACTGCGACGAAGACTGATCCCACACACTCAGGTCCGGCTTGCTCCCGCTGGGGTCGACGAGGATCGCCGCGAGGTTCTGCGCGTCCCGGACCATGTGCTCGCGGCGGATCTCCAGCAGCGGGTTGAAGCGGCAGGTGCCGGGACGCGTCGGTGCGAAGCGCACGCTGTGCCCGAACCGGTCGCGGAAACCGGCGGTGACCGCCCACAGCTCACCCTTGAGGTCGTACACGAGGGCGCTGCCCCGCCAGTTCAGGAGCGTGGGCACCACATGACCCGTTCCCTTGCCGCTGCGGCTCGCCCCCGCGACGAGCTGGTGCTCGGGGCCGTCGTAGGCGAGCAGTGCCGGCGTGCCCCGCGTGTCCTCCCACCGCCCCACCACCACCCCCTCCCGCTGCAGGAGCCCGGCGACGCGGGCGTCGCGGCGGGTGCCCCACTTGAAAGCGCCCACCGCCGTCACCGCGGGCGTGCTAAGGAGAAGCACCGCCCGCAACCCGGCGCCGGTGAAGACCAGGACGGTGAGCCCCACCCCGACCGCCGCCAGCACCTCGGCAGGGTCCGGGATCGGACCAGCAAAACCGGTCAGGAGGGTCCACGGGCCGGCCCATGTGAGAGCCCGCGACGCCACGGAAGCCGACGCGCACGCGGCGGCGGTCACCGCCAGCACGCAGCCGCCGACTCCCCCCGCCACCAACAAGCGCCAGCGCCAGCTCACGCACGCCCCCTCTCGTCGTCCGCACGCTCGGCCGCAAGCCGCACGCTCACACGCCCGCGCACAGACTCCGCCACCACAACGTCGCCCACTTGGAGCGCGGCACCCGCGGGGTGTGCCTCAACGCTCACGCCGCCGGCATGCCGAAGCACCAGCCCACGCCCCTGGTGCAGACCCACACTGCCGAGCACCTCTGCATCCGCCGCACGCGGCGCCCGAAGCCGAGCGGGCGTGGCCCCATGCTCCGCCGCGGCATCGGCGGTGGCTGCGTCCAGCTCCGCGTCGCGCAACGCCCGCACCGCCCCGGGGGTGAACCGCCACCCCCCCGCCGCCCCGGCGGGATCACGCTCCGCCAACCCGCGTTCGCCCAGCCGCTCTCCGCGCCGCCCGGCCCACGCCTCTGCCCCGGGCCATGCCGGGGTTTCGCGGCCGGAGAGGATCCGGTCCAATGGGGTCCACGCTGGCGAGTCGACGTACCGCTCCGGCGCCTCCACGAGCAGCACACGCGCCGACACCCTCGGTGGCTCCGCCCCGCCGCCCGCGCGGAGCCGGGCCGCCGCGGCCGGATCGAGCCGGTGGCCTCCCTCCTGTTCCACCGCGAGCCCGCGGTTCACCAGGAACGCGAGCCGCCGCCGTTCCGACTCCCTTCCCGCCTCACTCCCCTCGGGGTGCTCCGTGCCGATCCGGTCGCCGTCCAGCCGTAGCGCCAGCCCGGCGTCGGCCCAGTGCCGCCCGCCGTCCTCCAGTGAGACCAGACCGCCGGCTCGGACGTGTGGGGCCGCGTGCGCCGGGACCTCGGCGTAGACGAGCCCCACCTTCTCCCGCAGCAGCACGAATCCGTGCTGCCCGCCCCGGGTGAGCCCCGCCGCCACCACCTCGCCGATCACCGGCGTCTCGGGCGGCTCTCCGCAACACCGGCGGGTCACCGGTGCCTCCGCGCCCGCGACGCGTCGAACCTCGGTGCCGATGCGCTCCCGCTCCTGAGACTGGCGAAGGACGTTCAGAAAGTCGGGCTCGACCCTGAAGACGCGTGCGCCCCGCCGCTTCGCGAGCCCCATCCTTTCGAGGTGCTGGAGCCGGCCCGCGAGGTGAGGACGGATGGTGTCGTTGGTTGGCGCGGTGGCGAGGTCGATCCGGCCCGCGTCCTGCACCCGATCCAGCACGCGGTCGAGTCCGGTGACGCCCGCCGCCTGCGCCTCCCGCTGGTACGCCTCCCGCACCTGGTCGAGCGTCCGCGGCCCCAGTTCGGCGGTCGCCCGCTCCTGGGCGAGCGTGCGGATGTCGGTACTGACCGCGGCGCGAAAAAGACGCAACTCCTTCCCATCCGCGACGCCGCGGAGCGCGACGTGGGCGTGGACTTGGTCGGTATTGGTGTGAATCGCCCCCACCCACTCGAGCTCCCGCCCGAGGTGCTGGCTGACGTCCCGCATCAGGTCTCGCGTGTACGCCTCTATCGAAGCGAGTCCGTGGCCCGCTTCGGGGCTCACGATGAGCCGGTAGTGGTGCCGGTCGAGCGCCCAGGACTTCACGATCACGGCCCGCTCGGGTTCCCTCGCCGCGTCGGCGGTGAAGAAGGTCGGCCGACCTTCCCCGGCCTCGGCGTCCTCTCGCTGGAGGTAGCGCAGGTGCTCTGCGAGGTTCCCTGCCTTGCCGCCCGCCGCCCCGGAACGGGGTCCCGCGTGCATCCGGTAGCGGATCTTCACCAGCACCCGCTGCTGACTGCTCGGTGTCGCGGCCGCGGTGCGGGCGCTGGCCCCACCGAGTCGGACGGAAGCTCGCCGGGCGAGACGCTGGCCCAACGCTGCTGATGCGCTCTGCGGGCGGGACCCGCCGCCGAAGCGGGGGCGGAAGTCGTCATCGAGCGGGGCGTGCGCCATCCAAACCCCCTTTCTGCAAAGGCTTACGGACAACGCTGCACACGAGAGCGAGGGTGAAGTCGCGTAAACCAGTTCCCTCGAACGACTTACGCAAGACCTTTTTTCCTTTATCTTGCACTACATCCAAACTCATTCTGATCTCCTCTTCCTTCTTCCTGTCTCCTGATTTCGTCGCCGCCAGGCGACGAAATGCCCGCTGAGTTCACCGGTCCCAGGACCACCACAAGCGGTAAGGACCCTGCGCCTCGTCGAGGACCACCGGCCCGAAGCACCGCGAGTCCACGGAAGTCAGAACTCCCTCCGCCAGCAGCCAAGCTTCGCCCGGCTGCAACACCCGATCCATCCCAAACACGGGCATCGCCTCCCCCTGCGAGGTCACGCGGGCGGTGGGCGCGAGGCGCACGCCGTCGATCACCAAGCCGCTCTCGTCGCAGCGCACCGTCTGGCCAACCAGCCCCGCCACCGGCTTGAGCAGCCGCGTGTGGCCGTGCCGCCCATGCCGGTCGAGGAGCCCGATGACCGCATCGGGTGCGTCAATCAGGACGAGATCCCCCTTCGCCACCGCCCCCCAACCCCGCACCCAAAGCCCCCGCTCCACGCTCGCGGACGGCTGGATCACGATCGGCATCCACGCCCACTGGAGGAGGAAGACGGCCGCCACCGGTATGAGCCAGCACCATGCCCTGAAGCTCAGGAGCCTCCCGACTCGACCTCGATAAGGGGACGGTGGAACGCGAACGGAGAGTTGCTCCGGCCGGATCGGCCTGGGGTTCTGCGTGCTCACCGCCCCAGGCTCCACGCGGTCAACTCACGCCGGCTCGGGTGGCGGGCGCCGTGGCCCGCGGCGACGCTCACGCCAGCCGCCAGCCAAAAGCTGGCGGGCACCCGAGCGGCGGCCCCACACTGCGTGACGCCTGCGACCAACTCCACGAGGTCCGCCACCGGCCCGGGGCGGCGGTGATCCCGCGGCTGCGATGCGACCGCAAGGTGCTTCGACGGCGCTCCGACACCAGGCACCCGGCCAGCACCCTCGCCAAGCTCGGCGATCACGATCCAGCTGCGGACACGCCGCCCCGCATGGGTTGCTTCAGCACCCAGAACGCCAAAGCATCCTCCGATCGAGAGCCGGGGCTGCCCCCCATCGGCGTCCCCACCGAAAAGCAGCCGGAGCCGCACCCTCGGCACCGTGGCATCCGCCGCTCCAACTCCCTCGCCGCGGAATCGCACCTCCGCGGCCCCCCCACCGCCCTGTCGGCACTGAGCCCGGTCCACCCGTGAAGGTGACGACTCCGGCGACCGGCCCGCGTTTTGTAGTGCTTTCATTTGAGAAACATACAGTCGTCGCCCTGGTCCCGCAGCTCCACCATCGCTGGCAACGACGCGGCCGCCCGCACCCGTGCCAGCCGCGCTGCGTCCAGCTCTTCCGAGGCGGCTCGCTCCCGCGAGGGAGTCCATCCCGGAGCCGCTTTGCGGAGCAGTTGGTGAAGGACGTGCGGTCCTTGGCGGTGCCGCTGACACGCCGCACGGGCCGACGCCAAGAGCTTCGCGTCGGCGGAGGGCGTTCCCCCTCCCGCCGGTTGAGGGGGTCTCGGGGAGGACACCGACGCGCGCCTCGACCTGGAGCGGGCGGCGGCCGCACGACGCTCGAGTGCATCCGATTCGTCACCGTCGGTGATGAGGTCCCACCTCCGGCGGTGGAGCATCCACGCCATGAGTTTGAGCGGAGAACCGCCCTTCTGGGCCGTGATCCGAAGCGCATGCTCTCGTGCTCCCCACCAGCGGAGCCGGCCGCGGTCGCCGGGCTCGACCTTCCCGGCCTCGACGGCACGGTCCAGAGCCGCGGCGAAGAGGTTCTCGTCCCGCAAGTCTTCGGGCCGCAGGTGGAGGCCGTGCCTCCGCTCGCTTTGCTTCCCTTTCTTCCCCTGCTTCTCGATCGAAACACCATCGCCCTCCCCGGCGGGGGGTTGTTGGTGTTTAAATTCTTCTTCCTTCGAAGAAGAAGAAGGGTGCTCGTGTAATGGGGCGGAAGAAACAGCTCCCGATCTGGCGGCACGACCGGAAGATCCGCTCCCGTGAGGGGTCGGAACACTTGCCGCCTGGTCACGGCTTCGCGCGCGGGCATCGCGAGGTTGGGGAGCTTCCCGCAGCCGAGGTGGGGCCTCTCCCCCCGCCGCTCGCGGGGAAGCACCGCCCCACCGCAGGTTGATCGATATGCGGGCCCCGTACCGCGACAGATACCAGGGCGGCGTCGCGTGGGCCAGAAGAAGACCTTCGCGCACCAGCTCACGACGCGCCCCCTGAAGCGAGCGGTCGGAAAGGCCCAGCAGCGGTCCGGCAGCTGTGGCGGCCCAGGAGCCGTTGGGGTCCAGCCGCTTGTCCCGCACGTAGAGGCAGCGGATCAGCGATACGAGAGCCGCCCCACTCCGTGCCCGGCTCTGACCCGCGGCCAGCCACCGGACCCACCGGCGGGGAACCGGAAGCAGCCGCCTCCGGTTCTCGACCTCACGCAGGAAGGTGAATACACCGTCCGTGTCTCCGCGGTACTGATCGGGGCTGGTCGCCAGCTGCGGCCGGGTGTCCGACCAGACGAGGAGCCCCACCGCCTCCAGCTCCCGGATCGCCGCCCGGAGCGGCTTCATGGAACCGGGGCCACGCTCAACGCCCAGCAGACGTTGGAGCTCCGCAACACCGTGGTACGCCTCCCGCCCCGCCGCCCCACCGCCCAACCCCGCCACATCACGCCGGCAACGCATCTCTAAGACCGCCCACCAGACGCGGAACGCCAGCGGTCCGATCTGCTTCTCCCGCCGTGCCACCCAGAGCATCGCCACCTGCGGCAGCGTGACGGTGAGGTACCCGCCCGCCGGAGCGGACGACGCGGGAAGGTGCCACGCTCTGCGGGGACGCCGAGCGACAGCCGCCCCCCCGCCGCCGCGGGAGAGATTCGAGGTTGAGTTGGCCTGCACGAGACAGCTCCAGGCGCAGGAGGCGCGCCGTTCCAGAAAAGGAGCGTTGACATTCGGCTCAGCGTGCTAGTCTCAGGCTGTATTGGACCTGAGGGTTTCGTTGGCGTCCTGCCACCGGGATCCTGGAAGACGCGGCCCTGCAAGGCTGCGTTTTCGCATGGAGGCCCGGCACTCCACCCGCTCCACGGCTCGGACCAGCGGAGGCGGGAGACCCGCTGGCGGCCTCACGCTAAACCGAAAACGCGGGGCCGTGGGCCCGGTTATGGGGCTTTGAAGGGCCCGGAGGGTGATCTGGCGACAGACGAGTGTCCCCCCACAACTGACCCCACACAACAGGGGTTGCATGACAGTCACCGGTCATCTGTCCCATATCGAGTGGAGACTCTTGTTAGGGGGCGCACGTGTGGGGTGCTTCATGTGTCGCCGTTCGTCTGACCCCTGATAGAAGTTGTTCTCAAGTGTCTCCTCTTATCTGTACCTCTTCATGTGGACCCAGACATGTGGGACCACTCGTCTTTCTCCTCATGTCGGTCCCCAGACGAAGGGGGGGGGGGGGGGCGAGCCGTTTCCGCCCATCCGGCTGCACGCCCGTTGAACGCTGTTGCTTCGACCCTTCAAGTGTCCCCACTTGGCCCGGATCAAGAGGGGACACTTGATGCTGAGATGCTCAGCGAAGCTCTCGCGAAAACCCCGCTCGAGCCCTTCTAGCGGTCTCTGGCTCTTGCGATCTGCTTCGGTGGCCTTGGCGGCTGCGACGCCGCTCTTCATGTGCCGTTGCCGTTTCGGCCGCGAAAGCCAAACAACCGATCCACCAAACGGGGACAGACACTCGTCGCATCTGTACCCTGACGACCAATGACATCCGACTACTCCAGGTTGTTCAAGCAGTGTGAGGACCAGATGGTTTGCGTCCCCTCACGTCTGTCCACATGTAAGAGGGGACTCACGACATGTGTGGGTCTTCGTCCCCACTCGAAAGTCCCCCTTTATCAGTACCCACACAAGAGGGAATACTTATGAAGCCCCTTTTGTCTGCCCCCAGACATCTGTCTCCTTAAATGGGGGTACGGACATCAGGGGACGCTCAAAGCCGTCGACTCGTCCGTGTCGCTCCAAACTTTTTTTCCAAAGAACCTCGCATGAAGAACGAAAAGACGACCGTCGTCAGCATTGGCAACCAGAAGGGGGGTGTGGGCAAGACCACCACCACGCTGAACCTCGCCGCCGCGCTGGGCCAACTCGGCAAGGAAGTCCTGGTCATCGACCTCGACCAGAACTGCGGGGCGACTCGGGGGCTCGGCATCCCGCCCGAGTCCTACGCCAGCTCCTTCGACATGATGGTGGGGGAGGGCGGCGGCACCGGAGCGGAGCTGGACCCGCTGGAGCTGGTCATCACGACCGACCCGGACGAGGACCTGCTCTTGCCAGAGGGTGTGTCGATGATCACGGGCAACCGGAGCCTCGAGGACCTCGATGACGTGCTCCGGAAGAAGCCCGAAGCACGCTTCTCCATGCCGGGTGCGGTCTTGGAGCCGTCCATCCAGAAGCTCGTCGACGCGAAGAAGTGGGACTTCATCTTCTTGGACACCGCTCCCCAACTCACCACCGCGACCCTCGGTGCATACCGCGTCGCGGAGTGGTTCATTGTCGTCACCCAGCCCGAAGCGTTGAGCATCCTCGGGATGGAGGATGCGTTCTCCGACCTGAAGCTGGTCCGCAAGGAATACAACCCGGCCCTCAAGCTCCTTGGGGTCGTCATCGGCAACTACGCCAAGGGGACGAAGACGGCGATGACGCTCGACCGGCAGATCCGCGATCAGTTCGAAGGAACCGGCACCTTCGGGCCGTTCAAGCAGAACATCTCTCGGACCGTTGCGATCCCAACGGCTCAGTACGAGCAGATGACCATCATCCAGCACAAGCCGGCGCACCAGAGCACCGAAGAGTTTCGCTGCCTGGCCAAAGAGGTGATGGAGCGGATCAATCTTGGCGCGCCCCCCGCGACGGGTGGGGGGGATGAAGCCGAGAAGGGTGGTGCGGTTGCTGGCGGGGGTGAAGCCCGCACCCATCCCGAGGAGGTGACCGATGCCGGTTAAGCGGAAGCCCAAGCCCGAAGGCCGTCGGCTGATGAAGTTCGACCCTTCGGAGTTGAACGAGCCGGTCCCCGCTCTCGAGGAGCAGGCGGCACCCGAAGCACCCGCGTCCGTCCCGGTGGAGGAGCCCGCGCCCACAGTCGCCGAGCCGGTTCACCCCGTTGCGGAGTCCGAAGTTCGCGTGACGCCGACCGCTCCCGTGGCCGCCGCTCCCGACGCAGAGGACCGGCCGGAGAGGGCACCCGCCGAGCCGCTGCCCCCTCCGGCCCCCGAGCCGCCCCAGCGTCAGATCCCGCTGCAAGGAGTCGACCCGCCACCGAGTCGGCGATCCCCCCGGCCGCGATCGGCGGTGCGTTCGGACTCCGGCTACAGAAAGGGCATGAAGACCCGCTTCACGCGGGAGGAAACCGAAGCGAACGCGGAGATCCTCGCCCTCCTCAAGGAGGTGACGCAGTCCAGCGTCAGCGAGGCGCAGGTCACCCGCGCCCTCTGGTCGCTGCTCCGCCGCGCCGACGACACGATCAACCAGAACCGCAATCGGGCACCCATCCTCAGGCGGCCGAGCAACGGCGACTCCGTGGGCCTGGCCGCGTACGAAGACCAGATCACCGACTACCTGCACTCCGTTGTCCGCTCCACCCGGAAAAGCGACCGATGAGCGATCGAGCGCCCGGCCGGGGCGACGCCAACCGGTACGCCCCCCCCAAGTCCCTCCGCCTCCGGCGGGAGGTGGTAGCGCGGTTCCGGGACGCCTGCCGGCAGCGCGACCGGCGAGCCGCCGAAGTGTTAACGGTCCTGCTGGAGGAGTACCTGGCTTTGGAGCGTCCGGTGCGAGCCCATCTTCACGTCCGGATGCACGACGCGGTGCCCGCGGAAGCCGCCAAGAGCGGTGGGGGGGTGGCGTTCAACTGCCGCCTGCCACCCGACCTCTTGGATCGCCTTGAAAATCAGGCGGAAGAAGAGATGCGTAGCCCGCTCAACATCATTGAGTGGGTCATGGCATTCTGGAGCCTGCCGGATGGCGACGGATCGCTGTCCTCCAAGGTCGCTCCTTGAGCACGCCGTACCCGGAACGGACTCCATCATGGCCGCATCCCCGATTCGACCCCGACTCCGCACCTCGAAGCCGTCGCCCGAGGTGGTCGAGGCCTTCGAAGAAGCGTGTGCCCGCGAGCTGCGCACCCCGGGGAAGGTGCTAGAGGCCCTGATGATTTCCTTCGTTGGTATGACGCCCGCGTCTCGGGATGA
This genomic interval from Phycisphaera mikurensis NBRC 102666 contains the following:
- a CDS encoding S26 family signal peptidase codes for the protein MPIVIQPSASVERGLWVRGWGAVAKGDLVLIDAPDAVIGLLDRHGRHGHTRLLKPVAGLVGQTVRCDESGLVIDGVRLAPTARVTSQGEAMPVFGMDRVLQPGEAWLLAEGVLTSVDSRCFGPVVLDEAQGPYRLWWSWDR
- a CDS encoding ParA family protein; the encoded protein is MKNEKTTVVSIGNQKGGVGKTTTTLNLAAALGQLGKEVLVIDLDQNCGATRGLGIPPESYASSFDMMVGEGGGTGAELDPLELVITTDPDEDLLLPEGVSMITGNRSLEDLDDVLRKKPEARFSMPGAVLEPSIQKLVDAKKWDFIFLDTAPQLTTATLGAYRVAEWFIVVTQPEALSILGMEDAFSDLKLVRKEYNPALKLLGVVIGNYAKGTKTAMTLDRQIRDQFEGTGTFGPFKQNISRTVAIPTAQYEQMTIIQHKPAHQSTEEFRCLAKEVMERINLGAPPATGGGDEAEKGGAVAGGGEARTHPEEVTDAG
- a CDS encoding DUF3363 domain-containing protein, translated to MHAGPRSGAAGGKAGNLAEHLRYLQREDAEAGEGRPTFFTADAAREPERAVIVKSWALDRHHYRLIVSPEAGHGLASIEAYTRDLMRDVSQHLGRELEWVGAIHTNTDQVHAHVALRGVADGKELRLFRAAVSTDIRTLAQERATAELGPRTLDQVREAYQREAQAAGVTGLDRVLDRVQDAGRIDLATAPTNDTIRPHLAGRLQHLERMGLAKRRGARVFRVEPDFLNVLRQSQERERIGTEVRRVAGAEAPVTRRCCGEPPETPVIGEVVAAGLTRGGQHGFVLLREKVGLVYAEVPAHAAPHVRAGGLVSLEDGGRHWADAGLALRLDGDRIGTEHPEGSEAGRESERRRLAFLVNRGLAVEQEGGHRLDPAAAARLRAGGGAEPPRVSARVLLVEAPERYVDSPAWTPLDRILSGRETPAWPGAEAWAGRRGERLGERGLAERDPAGAAGGWRFTPGAVRALRDAELDAATADAAAEHGATPARLRAPRAADAEVLGSVGLHQGRGLVLRHAGGVSVEAHPAGAALQVGDVVVAESVRGRVSVRLAAERADDERGRA